The following coding sequences are from one Nicotiana tomentosiformis chromosome 3, ASM39032v3, whole genome shotgun sequence window:
- the LOC138907325 gene encoding NAC domain-containing protein 41-like: MDPHLKLEDGFRFRPTDSEGLTFLLRFIAGQEMHDSGFITTNVAVYGKQEPWEIYDNGVPCGDDEDSTSYRYFITKLKKKSNARYHRSVGNKGTWKQDNKGKPVHYKNMENASSVVNIGFKTNLSYKNKVFYPEDQKDGHWLMKEYELSKVILHKFD, from the coding sequence ATGGATCCGCACTTAAAGCTCGAGGACGGTTTCCGTTTTCGCCCCACAGATTCAGAAGGGCTGACGTTCTTGTTGAGATTCATTGCTGGACAAGAGATGCATGATTCTGGATTTATTACCACTAACGTTGCTGTCTATGGCAAACAAGAACCTTGGGAGATTTACGACAACGGAGTACCCTGTGGTGATGATGAGGACAGCACCAGTTATCGCTATTTCATCACAAAGCTGAAGAAGAAAAGCAACGCGAGGTATCATCGTTCTGTCGGAAACAAGGGCACTTGGAAACAGGACAACAAGGGCAAACCAGTTCACTACAAAAATATGGAAAACGCATCTTCAGTGGTTAATATTGGATTCAAGACAAATTTGTCTTACAAGAATAAAGTGTTTTACCCTGAAGATCAGAAAGATGGGCATTGGCTCATGAAGGAGTACGAGCTTTCTAAGGTTATTCTTCACAAGTTCGACTAA
- the LOC138907326 gene encoding uncharacterized protein: protein MSYDIKVWRVIKKINLPIPPKKYENDQIIVSTDPLDLDDYTDEQDAVITVNAKAKTLLYNVISGEEYEKISSCETAKEMWDKLEITYEGTNKVKKTRINLLVRDYELFQMKDGESVEEMFSRFSKILGDLKPFGRPIKNGEHVKKILRSLPTIWHPKVIALECQDLDKISYDELRGDLIAFEKTHLDRQIQQEKKKAIAFKATVVEPENEEEEEEGEQDENIAMLSQVVASMIRKYRFNKRGKLNFRRGRTNNKNDKNNGRCSECEKHGHIQADYPLLKTKLSRIFQKKKSFGSWSDEEKSDLEEIANMCFMAIKEDSNEDSGLRTIGDRSGGLNPLVKLTLRNLTFQDPSRLGYLKTSNLILQEHRKKNQKGKWYLDSACSRHMTGDKQLFKTVTKLDGGTVTFGDKSKGNIIGIGNVPLSSTCEVDEVYLVDELGYNLLSSSQLCENDYEVRFKKYSSFIEDKSGKVILSGNRDKNVYTISNIDSLENQICLASVIDNPWVWHRKLGHASMSNVKRDTTFLLSEVITEENLKAEPLKTFAMTKESLIISLHQDRLNRMECKKPNIGYFHPFGCKCFIHNNGKDNLGKFDPKSDEGIFLGYSPSSRAYRVYNKRTLCIEESIHVIFVDTNPHLENKKLPEDEEISIVPKSTFTGIDCQEESTGQQDQSTEEHNEVQESSSTEQLTTEKRETTTTIPNEWKSEIGYPHKFIIGNPHEGITTRKSQKLNSHMALISQLEPKKVDEALKDVRWVKAMKDELDQFERNKVWKLVPKPSNTSIVGTKWVYRNKLNESGLVMRNKTRLVAQGYSQQEGID, encoded by the exons ATGTCATATGACATCAAAGTTTGGCGTGTTATAAAAAAGATAAATCTTCCGATTCCACCAAAGAAATATGAAAATGATCAAATCATTGTATCAACTGATCCACTTGACTTGGATGATTACACTGATGAACAAGATGCTGTTATAACTGTGAATGCCAAAGCAAAAACTCTACTGTATAATGTTATCAGTGGAGAAGAGTATGAAAAGATTTCAAGCTGTGAAACTGCCAAGGAAATGTGGGATAAATTGGAAATCACATATGAGGGAACCAACAAGGTAAAAAAAACAAGGATCAATCTTCTAGTTCGTGACTATGAGCTATTTCAAATGAAGGATGGAGAATCAGTGGAAGAAATGTTCTCCAGATTCAGCAAAATCCTTGGAGATCTAAAACCCTTTGGTAGACCAATAAAAAACGGAGAACATGTCAAGAAAATCCTTAGAAGCCTACCCACAATCTGGCATCCCAAAGTTATTGCTCTGGAATGTCAAGACCTTGACAAAATATCCTATGATGAACTTAGAGGTGATTTAATTGCTTTTGAGAAAACTCATTTGGACAGGcaaattcaacaagaaaagaagaaagcaATAGCCTTTAAAGCAACTGTGGTTGAaccagaaaatgaagaagaagaggaagaaggagaACAGGATGAAAACATAGCCATGCTTTCTCAAGTTGTAGCTAGCATGATCAGGAAGTACAGATTCAACAAAAGAGGAAAATTAAACTTCAGAAGAGGAAGgacaaataataaaaatgataaaaataatggaaGATGCTCTGAATGTGAAAAACATGGACACATTCAAGCTGATTATCCCCTACTGAAGACAAAACTCAGCAGGATCtttcaaaagaagaagtctttTGGATCCTGGAGTGATGAAGAAAAATCTGACCTTGAAGAAATTGCAAATATGTGTTTCATGGCCATAAAAGAAGATAGCAATGAGGACTCAG GTTTAAGGACAATAGGAGATAGGTCTGGCGGCCTAAATCCTCTAGTCAAGCTAACACTCAGAAATCTAACCTTTCAGGACCCAAGcaggcttgggtacctaaaaacaAGTAATCTTATTTTGCAGGAACACCGCAAGAAGAATCAAAAAGGAAAATGGTATCTTGATAGCGCGTGTTCCAGACATATGACTGGTGACAAACAATTATTCAAAACAGTCACCAAACTAGATGGAGGAACAGTTACCTTCGGAGATAAATCAAAAGgaaatattattggaattggaaacGTTCCCCTTAGCTCAACATGTGAAGTGGATGAAGTATACCTGGTTGATGAACTCGGTTACAATCTTCTCAGTAGCAGTCAACTATGTGAAAATGACTATGAGGTTCGTTTTAAGAAATATAGCTCGTTTATAGAAGACAAATCAGGTAAAGTCATTCTTTCAGGTAACAGAGACAAAAATGTCTACACCATCAGTAATATAGATAGTCTTGAAAATCAAATTTGTCTTGCTTCTGTGATCGATAACCCTTGGGTTTGGCATAGAAAGCTTGGACATGCTAGCAT GTCCAACGTGAAAAGGGATACTACATTTTTACTATCAGAAGTGATCAcggaggagaatttgaaagcagaGCCTTTGAAAACTTTTGCAATGACCAAGGAATCTCTCATAATTTCTCTTCACCAAGATCGcctcaacagaatggagtg TAAGAAACCCAACATTGGTTATTTTCATCCTTTTGGATGCAAATGCTTCATTCACAATAATGGAAAAGACAATCTGGGTAAGTTTGATCCAAAAAGCGACGAAGGTATATTCCTTGGATATTCTCCCTCAAGTAGAGCATATagagtctacaataaaagaaccTTATGTATTGAAGAATCAATTCATGTTATCTTTGTTGACACTAACCCTCACTTAGAAAATAAAAAACTTCCTGAAGATGAGGAAATTTCTATTGTTCCAAAATCTACTTTTACAGGAATAGATTGTCAAGAGGAGTCGACTGGTCAGCAAGATCAGTCAACTGAGGAACATAATGAAGTCCAAGAATCTTCTTCAACAGAACAGTTGACAACTGAGAAAAGGGAAAcaactacaaccatcccaaatgAATGGAAAAGTGAAATTGGGTATCCTCACAAATTCATTATTGGAAATCCACACGAAGGAATCACTACCAGAAAGTCTCAAAAGCTCAATTCCCACATGGCTCTAATTTCTCAACTTGAGCCAAAGAAAGTGGATGAAGCACTAAAAGACGTTCGTTGGGTCAAAGCAATGAAGGATGAACttgatcaatttgaaagaaataaagtatGGAAACTGGTTCCAAAACCTTCAAATACTTCTATTGTAGGAACAAAATGGGTTTACAGAAATAAGTTAAACGAATCTGGACTAGTGATGCGAAATAAAACACGGCTTGTTGCGCAAGGTTATTCTCAGCAGGAGGGAATCGACTAA